A stretch of Oncorhynchus gorbuscha isolate QuinsamMale2020 ecotype Even-year linkage group LG24, OgorEven_v1.0, whole genome shotgun sequence DNA encodes these proteins:
- the LOC124013173 gene encoding ladderlectin isoform X2, translating into MAMLTISLLLCAAVALNGATGAKGEEEGVVAAENMNQCPTGWFQFGSRCFMFVETARSWPLAERHCVSLGANLASVHSSAEYQFLQEVVASKTGGLSTPWIGGFDAVQDRLWFWSDGSEFDYQNWKKGEPNNSGGREPCLVINWEGKYGWNDINCGSSFPSLCSKRMCEIQKN; encoded by the exons atggCAATGTTGACCATATCTCTGCTGCTCTGTGCTGCCGTTGCTCTGAATGGAgcaacag GAGctaagggagaagaggagggagtagtggcagcagagaacatgAACCAATGCCCCACAGGCTGGTTCCAATTTGGATCGCGTTGCTTCATGTTCGTCGAGACTGCAAGGTCATGGCCCCTAGCAGAG CGCCACTGTGTGTCCCTTGGAGCAAACCTGGCGTCTGTGCACAGCTCTGCGGAGTATCAATTTCTACAGGAAGTGGTGGCGAGCAAGACTGGCGGTTTATCAACTCCCTGGATCGGAGGATTTGATGCTGTTCAG GACAGACTATGGTTTTGGAGTGACGGCTCTGAATTTGATTACCAGAACTGGAAGAAAGGAGAGCCCAATAATAGCGGTGGCAGAGAGCCATGTTTAGTGATTAACTGGGAAG GTAAATATGGCTGGAACGATATAAACTGTGGAAGCAGCTTTCCCTCTTTGTGCTCCAAAAGAATGTGTGAAATCCAGAAGAACTGA
- the LOC124013173 gene encoding ladderlectin isoform X1 — translation MAMLTISLLLCAAVALNGATVLELFQDFEQALLLGAKGEEEGVVAAENMNQCPTGWFQFGSRCFMFVETARSWPLAERHCVSLGANLASVHSSAEYQFLQEVVASKTGGLSTPWIGGFDAVQDRLWFWSDGSEFDYQNWKKGEPNNSGGREPCLVINWEGKYGWNDINCGSSFPSLCSKRMCEIQKN, via the exons atggCAATGTTGACCATATCTCTGCTGCTCTGTGCTGCCGTTGCTCTGAATGGAgcaacag TTTTAGAACTGTTCCAGGACTTTGAGCAGGCTTTGCTTCTGG GAGctaagggagaagaggagggagtagtggcagcagagaacatgAACCAATGCCCCACAGGCTGGTTCCAATTTGGATCGCGTTGCTTCATGTTCGTCGAGACTGCAAGGTCATGGCCCCTAGCAGAG CGCCACTGTGTGTCCCTTGGAGCAAACCTGGCGTCTGTGCACAGCTCTGCGGAGTATCAATTTCTACAGGAAGTGGTGGCGAGCAAGACTGGCGGTTTATCAACTCCCTGGATCGGAGGATTTGATGCTGTTCAG GACAGACTATGGTTTTGGAGTGACGGCTCTGAATTTGATTACCAGAACTGGAAGAAAGGAGAGCCCAATAATAGCGGTGGCAGAGAGCCATGTTTAGTGATTAACTGGGAAG GTAAATATGGCTGGAACGATATAAACTGTGGAAGCAGCTTTCCCTCTTTGTGCTCCAAAAGAATGTGTGAAATCCAGAAGAACTGA